A portion of the Bifidobacterium lemurum genome contains these proteins:
- a CDS encoding glycosyltransferase family A protein produces the protein MSSANGSVDVVITSFNQVDFIREAVESAAQQSLHPDTIVIVDDGSSDPASLDVLAQLEQSTVFPGIALKVIRQANAGPSAARNTGIRATHGDYVCVLDGDDRLLPTFLERTAAMLDADPMAMAASGWMATFGVMQSVVRPTGGRIERFLARNCCPATCLIRRSMWERCGGYDESMRSGFEDWDCSLSLLEAGGEGAHVAIVDEPLIEYRTAPASPNITSMNRRLELMRFIINKHRETYQAHMADAICGVEAISIERLNMWERAVQACPDLASSPSAEPHAAEFMAHPSYGDGGMAAAVRLRSAGV, from the coding sequence ATGAGCAGTGCAAATGGTTCCGTCGATGTAGTCATCACCAGTTTCAACCAAGTCGATTTCATCCGCGAGGCCGTGGAATCCGCGGCCCAGCAAAGCCTACACCCCGATACGATCGTCATCGTGGACGACGGATCCAGCGACCCGGCTTCGCTGGACGTGCTGGCGCAGCTGGAGCAATCAACCGTCTTCCCTGGCATCGCGTTGAAGGTCATCCGCCAGGCCAACGCCGGCCCGTCCGCCGCGCGCAACACGGGCATCCGCGCCACGCACGGCGATTACGTGTGCGTGCTGGACGGCGATGACCGGCTCCTTCCGACCTTTCTGGAACGCACGGCCGCCATGTTGGACGCCGATCCGATGGCCATGGCGGCCTCCGGCTGGATGGCGACCTTCGGAGTCATGCAATCCGTGGTGCGGCCGACGGGCGGCCGCATCGAACGCTTCTTGGCCCGCAACTGTTGCCCGGCCACCTGTCTGATCCGACGGAGCATGTGGGAGCGATGCGGCGGTTACGACGAGTCGATGAGAAGCGGCTTCGAGGACTGGGACTGCTCACTGTCATTGTTGGAGGCGGGCGGCGAGGGCGCGCATGTGGCCATCGTGGACGAGCCGCTGATCGAATACCGCACGGCGCCGGCCTCCCCGAACATCACCAGCATGAACCGACGGCTGGAACTCATGCGCTTCATCATCAACAAGCACCGCGAAACCTACCAAGCTCACATGGCCGACGCAATCTGCGGCGTGGAAGCCATCTCCATCGAACGGCTCAATATGTGGGAGCGCGCGGTGCAGGCATGCCCCGACTTGGCATCCTCCCCATCCGCCGAACCCCACGCGGCCGAATTCATGGCCCACCCCTCCTACGGCGACGGAGGCATGGCCGCCGCCGTACGCCTCCGCTCCGCCGGCGTATAG
- a CDS encoding ribbon-helix-helix protein, CopG family, with product MDYRLKGGVTLSDADFDRLADQAEAGNYPGTPGEWIVRPQGRPALSDEELVSITFRVPRSQRDALDAKAESRGETRSQFIRETLTRELAYA from the coding sequence ATGGACTACAGGCTTAAAGGCGGTGTCACGCTCAGTGACGCCGACTTCGACCGCTTGGCCGACCAGGCCGAGGCCGGCAACTATCCCGGCACTCCGGGAGAATGGATCGTACGACCGCAGGGCAGGCCCGCGCTCAGCGACGAGGAACTGGTGAGCATCACGTTCAGGGTTCCCCGTTCCCAGCGTGACGCGCTTGATGCGAAGGCCGAGAGTAGGGGCGAGACGCGCAGCCAGTTCATACGCGAAACCTTGACCCGCGAACTCGCATATGCCTAG